Proteins from a genomic interval of Yarrowia lipolytica chromosome 1E, complete sequence:
- a CDS encoding uncharacterized protein (Compare to YALI0E33209g, similar to uniprot|Q9P3K9 Neurospora crassa Conserved hypothetical protein) — protein MNGVTNDKGHSDVTNTPESGISTPKKKNPKSDKPVKVKNPNNAASKAYTVDLKIQGTNNSSIVSKRSVERLYKEKHDLEFFRHFVKKPQRRSPIINRGYWTRMEAMGYCISAALAEKAPKHVIVNLGCGYDPYPFQHLHKHGLTENLIFVDVDYPDLMQIKVDTIRRSDELTKLVGEEKPAAEIKDKSVLMQTGNYIALSCDLRDLEKFEFIFRNLDLIVEGDNNPLILFTAEVSVTYMFQKDADNLLQWCASLPNSRFALLEQIIPAGTEHPFAKTMLAHFDSLQTTLWSVKKYPSIPAQYERFTCLGWKEVSGISLAQFWDSYVPDEKKEFVENVEAFDEWEEFLLFLNHYSIIYGGADIFQNSKSEYPEHEEFVLQCEKPTSEAHRIGAAACSFQNGVILNGGQAQNRESTSLLLSLDSTDEFIVDKNNMIARQYHSLSEIEPGVVLLAGGRSSPTKKFSDCHILKNGLWKPTFDLPEGRFRHCMQGTLLFGGSESKDQWLHFSPTAGWKALKCDFHYLTPYGATLIMKSPIEGILLGGMDAKGNLGKEVYSVTISEGETVVLSLIPMKSPLIYARYGAQGVYHGNRYLLVGGVSYDILFNEHNQVVELDIKKGNTIPVKLPFESYPLLVSHSVNIVRNCLVVAGGGAVCFSFGVFHSDPEVVGNRELKVIKEQRPSEEVKTEINSTVISVEEGTLESFPAAYVNATPTIFRNCDIGPSSELWKSHDYLKSNIGEDTKVSVHIADNKNLNFQSKNFSYQTLQFGELMKLISDIEADSESSKSAYLRSLSLDNPKSEATDLCKDFPGIARDFKLPKEMADFIGNKVFSTPLRISSSKTQIWLHYDVTANVLCQVTGSKRVRMYHPRDVVHLGFPAGESSSKIPNIFVHESCAQAYEVVMNPGDILFIPPMWLHAVEPQTESISVNCFWKDLDGNKYSKTKDIYGNKDLASYESGREGIKKIADKFAGLPADIKEFYLRRLAEELKQM, from the coding sequence ATGAACGGGGTGACTAACGACAAGGGACATAGCGATGTCACCAACACTCCTGAGAGTGGAATATCCACAcccaagaaaaaaaatcccAAATCCGACAAGCCTGTGAAAGTCAAGAACCCAAATAATGCGGCTTCCAAGGCCTACACTGTGGATCTGAAGATCCAGGGTACTAACAACTCTTCTATCGTGTCCAAGCGGTCAGTAGAGCGGTTGTACAAGGAAAAGCATGATCTGGAGTTTTTTCGGCACTTTGTTAAGAAGCCTCAGCGAAGATCGCCCATCATCAACCGAGGATACTGGACTCGAATGGAGGCCATGGGCTACTGCATCTCTGCTGCCCTTGCAGAGAAGGCACCTAAGCATGTGATTGTCAACCTTGGCTGTGGTTACGACCCTTACCCGTTCCAGCATCTCCACAAGCACGGTTTGACTGAGAACTTGATCTTTGTCGATGTCGACTACCCTGATCTCATGCAGATCAAGGTTGACACCATCCGACGGTCAGACGAACTGACCAAGCTGGTTGGGGAGGAGAAACCCGCCGCTGAGATCAAAGACAAGTCTGTGCTCATGCAGACGGGCAATTACATTGCACTCTCTTGTGATCTGCGAGATCTGGAGAAGTTCGAGTTCATTTTCCGAAACCTGGACCTCATCGTCGAGGGAGATAACAACCCCCTGATTCTCTTCACGGCAGAGGTTTCTGTGACCTACATGTTCCAGAAAGATGCTGACAATCTCTTGCAGTGGTGCGCTTCACTACCCAATTCTCGTTTCGCTCTGTTAGAGCAGATCATCCCTGCCGGCACTGAGCACCCCTTTGCCAAGACCATGTTGGCCCATTTTGACTCCCTTCAGACTACTCTCTGGAGTGTCAAGAAATACCCTAGCATCCCCGCCCAGTACGAGCGATTCACCTGTCTCGGATGGAAGGAAGTCAGCggaatctccttggcccAGTTTTGGGACTCGTACGTCCCTGATGAAAAGAAGGAGTTTGTTGAGAATGTGGAGGCCTTTGACGAGTGGGAGGAATTCCTTCTGTTCCTAAACCACTACTCTATTATTTATGGAGGTGCTGATATCTTTCAGAACTCCAAATCCGAATACCCTGAGCACGAGGAGTTTGTGCTCCAGTGTGAGAAGCCCACTTCTGAGGCCCACCGCATTGGTGCTGCCGCATGCTCCTTTCAGAATGGTGTCATCCTGAATGGCGGTCAGGCCCAGAACAGAGAATCTACTTCTCTCTTGCTCTCTTTGGACTCCACGGACGAGTTCATCGTCGATAAGAACAACATGATTGCGCGTCAATATCATTCCTTGTCTGAGATCGAGCCGGGCGTTGTCCTACTTGCAGGTGGTCGATCTTCCCCCACTAAGAAGTTTTCAGACTGTCATATTCTCAAGAATGGTTTGTGGAAGCCTACTTTTGATCTTCCTGAAGGACGATTCAGACATTGCATGCAGGGCACCCTGCTTTTTGGCGGAAGTGAGAGCAAAGATCAGTGGCTTCACTTCAGCCCCACAGCTGGATGGAAGGCCCTCAAGTGTGATTTTCATTACTTGACACCCTACGGTGCTACCCTAATCATGAAGTCTCCCATTGAAGGTATTCTTCTGGGTGGTATGGATGCCAAGGGAAACTTGGGCAAGGAGGTGTACTCTGTAACTATTTCTGAGGGTGAAACTGTTGTTCTGTCTCTCATACCTATGAAGAGCCCTCTTATTTACGCTCGTTATGGCGCTCAGGGTGTGTACCACGGCAATCGGTACCTTCTTGTGGGGGGTGTTTCTTACGATATTCTCTTCAACGAACATAACCAGGTTGTCGAGCTAGATATCAAGAAGGGTAATACCATTCCCGTGAAACTCCCGTTCGAGTCATATCCTCTGCTTGTCTCTCATAGTGTGAACATTGTTCGAAACTGTCTCGTGGTCGCTGGTGGTGGAGCTGTGTGCTTCTCTTTCGGTGTTTTCCACTCTGACCCCGAAGTTGTGGGCAACAGAGAACTAAAGGTGATTAAGGAACAACGGCCCAGTGAGGAGGTGAAGACCGAGATAAACAGCACGGTTATCAGTGTCGAGGAGGGCACTCTGGAGAGCTTCCCTGCTGCTTATGTGAATGCCACCCCTACCATTTTCCGAAACTGTGATATTGGACCTTCTTCGGAGCTCTGGAAGTCTCATGACTACCTCAAGTCAAATATTGGCGAGGACACAAAGGTGTCTGTGCACATCGCTGATAACAAGAACCTCAACTTCCAGAGCAAAAACTTCTCCTACCAGACTCTGCAGTTTGGAGAGTTGATGAAATTGATCTCTGACATTGAAGCCGACTCTGAATCTTCCAAGTCCGCTTATCTCCGGTCGCTCTCGCTGGACAACCCCAAGTCTGAAGCTACTGATCTGTGTAAGGACTTCCCTGGTATCGCACGTGACTTTAAACTACCCAAGGAAATGGCCGACTTTATTGGAAACAAGGTCTTCTCCACTCCTCTGAGGATCTCTTCGTCCAAGACTCAGATCTGGCTGCACTATGATGTTACTGCCAATGTTCTCTGTCAGGTCACTGGCTCCAAGCGAGTCCGTATGTACCATCCTCGGGATGTGGTTCACCTGGGCTTCCCCGCTGGAGAGTCTTCTTCCAAAATTCCAAACATCTTCGTCCATGAGTCTTGTGCGCAAGCTTATGAAGTTGTCATGAATCCTGGCGATATTCTCTTCATCCCTCCCATGTGGTTACATGCTGTCGAGCCCCAGACAGAGAGCATCTCTGTAAACTGTTTCTGGAAGGATCTTGACGGAAACAAGTACTCCAAGACCAAAGACATTTATGGGAACAAGGATCTGGCGTCCTACGAAAGTGGTCGAGAAGGTATCAAGAAGATTGCTGATAAGTTTGCAGGTCTTCCTGCTGATATCAAGGAGTTTTACCTTAGGCGTCTTGCTGAGGAGCTTAAGCAGATGTAG
- a CDS encoding uncharacterized protein (Compare to YALI0E33275g, similar to uniprot|P53178 Saccharomyces cerevisiae YGL047w Hypothetical 22.7 kDa protein in SUG1-RNA15 intergenic region, similar to Saccharomyces cerevisiae ALG13 (YGL047W); ancestral locus Anc_4.58), with the protein MHESSALSKLYNWDCSVVFIILNIYTTMLVLVTTGGTVPFEALIELVLSHESITTLSQLGFSKMRVQYGRGNRHIFTKHHKEGVMSITGFEYTDDLAGEMSRAHLVISHAGTGSVLDALRIGKHPVVVVNSKLMDNHQIEIAEELFRKRHLLVSGDTDSVGFIKALKMHREYLFETLPDPEEGILQRIIEETVSFM; encoded by the coding sequence ATGCATGAAAGCAGTGCATTGAGTAAGTTGTACAACTGGGACTGTAGTGTCGTATTCATCATCCTCAACATCTACACCACCATGCTGGTCTTGGTAACAACAGGTGGAACGGTGCCGTTTGAGGCTCTCATCGAGCTGGTACTCTCACATGAATCCATTACTACGCTTTCCCAGCTGGGATTCTCCAAAATGCGCGTTCAATACGGACGGGGCAATCGCCATATCTTCACAAAACATCACAAGGAAGGCGTCATGTCGATAACGGGGTTTGAGTACACCGATGATCTCGCAGGTGAAATGTCGAGGGCACATTTGGTTATTTCGCATGCAGGAACTGGATCTGTTTTGGATGCACTCAGAATAGGCAAACATCCAGTGGTTGTGGTGAACAGTAAATTGATGGACAACCACCAGATTGAGATTGCCGAGGAACTGTTCCGGAAACGGCATTTGCTCGTTTCAGGAGACACGGACTCTGTTGGGTTCATCAAAGCCCTTAAAATGCATCGGGAGTATCTATTTGAGACTCTTCCCGATCCCGAAGAGGGTATTCTACAGCGCATTATTGAGGAGACTGTGTCTTTTATGTAA
- a CDS encoding uncharacterized protein (Compare to YALI0E33253g, similar to uniprot|P17891 Saccharomyces cerevisiae YGR167w CLC1 clathrin light chain singleton, similar to Saccharomyces cerevisiae CLC1 (YGR167W); ancestral locus Anc_5.168), translating to MADKFPALEDIDDLPQDVEVDVDIKDTHADEDDFKKSFPSLEDEENDLTENAFKEDFPALEEETQATTGNVVTAEATEDSSPVDGLETSVKSLNLSESTAIKEWKERQQLEIERRDQQAEAKRKETIEKAQKAIDDFYENYNSKRDEGVKSTQEAAKEFLASIDDTSSSSGTTWDRALKLIDDSDTGTKEGSRDKTRFREILLSLKGDVDAPGAAGY from the coding sequence ATGGCTGACAAATTCCCCGCTCTCGAAGATATTGACGATCTCCCTCAGGATGTCGAAGTCGATGTCGACATCAAGGACACCCACGCCGACGAGGATGACTTCAAGAAGTCGTTCCCTTCcctggaggacgaggagaacgaTCTCACCGAGAACGCATTCAAGGAGGACTTCCCCGccctcgaggaggagacacAGGCTACCACCGGCAACGTTGTTACTGCTGAGGCTACCGAGGATTCCTCTCCCGTCGATGGCCTTGAGACCTCCGTCAAGAGCCTGAACCTGTCCGAGTCCACCGCTATCAAGGAGTGGAAGgagcgacagcagctggagattgagcgACGAGACCAGCAGGCCGAGGCTAAGCGAAAGGAGACCATTGAGAAGGCCCAGAAGGCCATTGACGACTTTTACGAGAACTACAACTCCAAGCGTGATGAGGGCGTCAAGTCCACTCAGgaggccgccaaggagtTCCTTGCAAGCATAGATGATacttcctcttcctctggCACCACCTGGGACCGAGCTCTGAAGCTGATTGATGACTCTGACACCGGAACCAAGGAGGGTTCTCGAGACAAGACTCGATTCCGAGAGATTCTTCTGTCTCTCAAGGGTGACGTCGACGCCCCTGGTGCCGCTGGTTACTAA
- a CDS encoding uncharacterized protein (Compare to YALI0E33231g, similar to Saccharomyces cerevisiae RTT103 (YDR289C); ancestral locus Anc_5.300, weakly similar to DEHA0A13926g Debaryomyces hansenii IPF 7393.1): protein MSFSVDSFMSKLSALNETQDSIVSVSQWIQFHRRACGPIAQTWYDYIRNIPLKRKLAMIYLANDVVQQAKAKKRDEFIEAFSTVIVDGIVSTYREGNTDLRNKIKRVVEVWEQRQVFRPDVIEEINSKTRQLDSSEGPTGSDALGGSSIGGTGLGGIGGSGLGGLGGIGGSGLGGIGGSGLGGIGGSGLGGIGGTGFADLGGSTAAPSVRSELQELNTLLGKVTKTTTVTETKSKLESSQKSRDSQALATLLETVNKTITDISANQKLRSEIDSALLTLKNKQASLLEEDKHNMTMFEKMKKEIQDAQKEVSSLVQDTNGASVEQAHPEEEENDDYVPQPASEPAPSEPESTKLPFSIADEEDESDSYEPLPAVVTAGESGYVAQPLPSNDFSVPQYEDDSDSDADSDAPDSKKRKLEGEE, encoded by the coding sequence atGTCTTTCTCAGTGGACTCTTTCATGTCGAAGCTGTCGGCACTCAATGAGACCCAGGACTCAATTGTCTCGGTGTCTCAATGGATCCAGTTCCACCGACGAGCTTGCGGACCCATCGCACAGACCTGGTACGACTACATTCGAAACATTCCTCTCAAGCGAAAACTGGCTATGATCTACCTCGCTAACGATGTGGTCCagcaggccaaggccaagaagagaGACGAATTCATCGAGGCGTTTTCCACTGTCATTGTGGACGGAATAGTATCCACCTACCGCGAGGGCAACACCGATCTCCGGAACAAAATCAAGCGAGTGGTGGAGGTCTGGGAACAGCGACAGGTCTTCAGACCCGACGTAATCGAGGAGATCAATAGCAAGACAAGACAGCTTGACAGCAGCGAAGGGCCCACCGGATCAGATGCCCTTGGAGGCAGTTCAATTGGAGGTACAGGACTCGGAGGCATTGGTGGATCGGGACTTGGCGGTCTAGGGGGAATTGGGGGATCTGGCTTAGGAGGAATCGGAGGCTCAGGTCTTGGAGGAATCGGAGGGTCCGGATTGGGTGGCATTGGAGGAACTGGCTTTGCAGATCTGGGTGGCTCAACGGCAGCACCGTCAGTTCGATCCGAGTTGCAGGAGCTCAACACTCTGCTCGGAAAGGTGACTAAAACTACGACCGTCACTGAGACCAAGAGCAAGCTTGAGTCCAGTCAGAAGTCACGGGATTCGCAAGCTCTTGCTACTCTTCTTGAAACAGTAAACAAGACTATCACAGACATTTCTGCCAACCAGAAGCTGCGCAGCGAGATTGATAGTGCTCTGCTGactctcaagaacaagcagGCGTCTCTCCTTGAAGAGGATAAACACAACATGACTATGTtcgagaagatgaagaaggaaatCCAAGATGCTCAAAAGGAGGTCTCCAGTCTTGTTCAAGATACTAACGGTGCGTCAGTTGAGCAGGCTCATcctgaggaggaagagaacgACGATTACGTTCCTCAACCCGCTTCGGAACCTGCTCCAAGCGAGCCTGAGTCTACAAAGCTGCCATTCTCAATCGcagacgaggaggatgagtCAGACTCTTACGAGCCCCTTCCAGCTGTGGTTACTGCTGGTGAGTCGGGGTATGTGGCTCAGCCTCTTCCCAGCAACGATTTTTCTGTGCCTCAATACGAAGACGACTCTGATTCCGATGCCGACTCCGATGCTCCTGACTCCAAAAAGAGAAAGTTGGAGGGTGAGGAGTGA